A genomic region of Rhipicephalus sanguineus isolate Rsan-2018 chromosome 1, BIME_Rsan_1.4, whole genome shotgun sequence contains the following coding sequences:
- the LOC125757718 gene encoding uncharacterized protein LOC125757718 — protein MLVAWNKGRRYLACIGSGSVPFSAPAAGQDAHGLSLGRNTTWCQKWPSSDIRGALHQSSSSGAMPEDKEVKPVHGMFAVPAPPTFDFDRTSEWPSWIQLFDDYRFASGLNERSEEAQVRTLLYTMGRQAREIFSTFALSEEQQKKYEVVRKKFDDHFVAARNLVYESACFHRRIQQPGESVDQFITALHTLADRCDYKEKERMIRDRFVVGLSDAKLLESLQMDANLTLASALAKARLKETVQRQQQQLRETSDEPSAAPASNLDAVNKQRQPRKNSSGQRSGTSSRTSAPVTQGQCTRPQSYRPLTPSSCPNCGQGEHPRTSCPARAAKCNYCGCSGHFAVVCRKKAAGERKKEYKLFARNYGFRAVTSSPRYPQANGEVERMVQTIKCLITKAKDPYLSLLAYRDTPGLLGKSPAELLMGRRLRTMVPVRPTSLLPQTVNLKKFRSHDTTARQRQRRNFNRRHRATSLRALKPGAEIWVTDSKEKARVLRLAERPRSYVVRTSTGVVLERNRKSLVRFVSQPKEGEDDGGSYDFPQANDSRVETEQKSNRVTDSMAPDDLSSPSLLGTDLPEYRTRSGRLVRQPDRYGYSN, from the exons atgCTGGTTGCATGGAATAAAGGTAGACGTTATCTCGCCTGCATCGGAAGCGGCTCAGTCCCTTTCTCTGCTCCTGCGGCCGGCCAGGATGCGCATGGCCTTTCGCTAGGCCGCaacacgacatggtgtcagaagtggccgtCTTCTGATATTCGAGGGGCGTTGCACCAGTCTTCGTCAAGCGGCGCCATGCCAGAAGACAAAGAAGTCAAGCCAGTTCACGGCATGTTCGCTGTTCCAGCTCCGCCAACGTTTGACTTCGACCGGACGTCCGAATGGCCTTCCTGGATCCAACTATTCGACGACTACCGCTTTGCCTCTGGCTTAAATGAGCGAAGTGAAGAAGCGCAAGTCCGGACTCTACTCTACACAATGGGCAGGCAAGCGAGAGAGATCTTTTCGACCTTCGCACTATCTGAAGAACAGCAGAAGAAGTACGAAGTCGTCAGAAAAAAGTTCGACGATCACTTCGTGGCCGCACGGAACCTCGTTTACGAGAGTGCATGTTTTCACCGACGCATACAACAACCTGGAGAGTCAGTCGACCAATTCATCACCGCGTTGCACACACTGGCGGACCGGTGCGACTACAAGGAAAAGGAACGCATGATCCGCGACCGGTTTGTAGTCGGCCTCAGTGATGCCAAGCTCTTGGAGTCTCTGCAAATGGATGCAAATTTGACACTCGCCAGCGCTTTGGCAAAAGCTCGCTTGAAGGAGACCGTCCAACGACAGCAGCAACAGCTGCGAGAAACCAGCGACGAACCTTCCGCAGCGCCAGCCAGCAACCTGGACGCGGTCAACAAACAACGGCAGCCCCGGAAGAATTCTTCAGGACAGCGTTCCGGCACCTCGTCAAGGACCAGTGCACCTGTCACACAAGGTCAATGCACCAGACCACAGTCCTACCGACCTCTCACCCCCAGTTCATGCCCCAACTGCGGTCAAGGAGAGCACCCGAGGACCTCCTGCCCGGCACGAGCTGCAAAATGCAACTACTGCGGTTGTTCCGGACATTTCGCAGTGGTGTGTCGGAAAAAGGCTGCAGGCGAGCGAAAGAAG GAATACAAGTTGTTTGCTCGCAACTACGGTTTTCGCGCTGTGACGTCTAGCCCCAGGTACCCCCAGGCAAATGGTGAAGTAGAGAGGATGGTCCAGACAATTAAATGTCTCATTACAAAAGCGAAGGACCCATATCTTTCTCTCCTAGCGTACAGGGACACTCCGGGGCTACTTGGGAAAAGCCCTGCAGAACTTCTAATGGGCAGGCGGCTACGCACAATGGTGCCTGTCCGTCCCACCAGCCTTCTGCCTCAGACGGTAAACCTGAAGAAGTTCAGAAGCCATGATACGACCGCCCGACAGCGGCAGCGTAGGAACTTCAACCGTCGTCATAGGGCTACTTCGTTGCGAGCACTCAAACCGGGCGCGGAAATCTGGGTGACGGACAGCAAAGAAAAAGCGCGAGTCTTGCGACTTGCTGAGCGGCCGAGGTCGTATGTGGTTAGAACTTCCACTGGTGTAGTtctagaaagaaacaggaaatcCTTGGTTCGCTTTGTTTCACAGCCAAAAGAAGGTGAGGATGACGGAGGTAGCTATGATTTTCCTCAGGCAAATGATAGTCGGGTAGAAACGGAACAGAAATCTAATCGCGTTACAGACAGCATGGCACCTGACGATCTATCTAGCCCTTCCTTGCTGGGAACTGACCTTCCGGAATACCGAACGCGATCTGGTCGTCTTGTTCGACAGCCGGACCGCTACGGGTACAGCAATTGA